In one Lysobacter alkalisoli genomic region, the following are encoded:
- a CDS encoding TonB-dependent receptor, giving the protein MLSLDLPGGRLDDALKALALRSRIQILYAPGQVEGRRASALQGDMTIAEALHELLEGEGLRAERVAPDTFVLREIRRPRVETNASRPRPSPPRQHPVDIDRIEVTGSRIPLADIGAITPTPMTLISREDIEASGYQTLFELLRFQVGMIGHHPVAVAADGGPDFQQPFSIAATTSLNALGPRATLFLVDGRRVANYGLTSSELGGLTDLDAIPLSMVERVEVVRGGASAIYGADAMAGVVNIILRKRQKGSELLARLGRSTRGDADEWRLSASHGLDTRRGGAGILAVDWLDREELPGDARDWHTWDHSRHGLPDWRFPLGYRDLGHRLVQLQCGNAPPGIAPDCMFDPARYTSLQPASQRLSLHGHLIEPLWEGAALELDLRYSKAKQALANPPFRARVNLPASHPDGLEDGFLDYAFFEIGPVRNRSDNRSLDLGTSVNGTAGDWTWDVSFSHHQNKVDSRIHGLISSEAIEHAVDEGRYRFDGTPNDPALLEAVSPVFRLGGEATLQQFSVDFEGPWFNLPGGAARLATGVELTRNTLLHDPDQRLRDDDLALGTQKRPLDSHRRGSAVYAELGLPLHGKLLADVALRFDRQQDYGSRFSPRLGLKWAPGESLTFRGTAATGYRAPSLFELRRPNVIEEHVFVRQIDVLRPCAIEIALDEERSYCLVLLGAFDNPDLRAETSRSHTLGMVWAPSTDFSLSFDVFRIRRYNEIVAGSAFDDLDAFPDSLRRDEQGRLVAIESYFRNLGRTDVRGWEAEMRWRLDAGNVGDFSLAITAHHLLKVRRQAWGDAPVHDHASYGAPSSNLLASLQWSRRDWVTTLNLRARGPYRIGSPDTGCPSYNGSRCSTPGRGVLDLDLAWNGLPNWRLGLNIRDLADRAPVNYDTDQDGYDIAHDDPRGRFVLLSARYRF; this is encoded by the coding sequence GTGTTGTCACTGGACCTGCCCGGCGGAAGGCTCGATGACGCGCTGAAGGCGCTGGCCCTGCGCAGCCGCATCCAGATCCTCTATGCCCCCGGTCAGGTCGAGGGCCGGCGGGCGAGCGCGCTGCAAGGCGACATGACCATCGCGGAAGCCCTGCATGAGCTGCTCGAAGGCGAGGGGCTACGCGCAGAACGCGTGGCGCCGGACACCTTCGTGCTCAGGGAGATTCGTCGGCCCCGGGTCGAAACCAATGCCTCGCGCCCCCGGCCATCCCCGCCGCGGCAACACCCGGTCGACATCGACAGGATCGAGGTCACCGGCTCGCGGATTCCGCTGGCGGACATCGGCGCGATCACGCCCACGCCGATGACGCTTATCAGCCGTGAGGACATCGAAGCCAGCGGCTACCAGACCCTGTTCGAGCTGCTGCGTTTCCAGGTCGGCATGATCGGCCACCATCCGGTCGCGGTCGCGGCGGATGGCGGGCCCGACTTCCAGCAGCCTTTCAGCATCGCCGCGACGACCAGCCTCAACGCCCTGGGCCCGCGCGCGACCCTGTTCCTGGTCGATGGTCGACGGGTGGCGAACTACGGCCTGACCTCGTCGGAACTGGGCGGGCTGACCGATCTGGACGCGATCCCGCTGAGCATGGTCGAGCGGGTCGAGGTGGTGCGCGGCGGAGCCTCGGCCATCTATGGCGCCGATGCGATGGCCGGCGTGGTCAACATCATCCTGCGCAAGCGGCAGAAAGGGAGCGAACTACTGGCCCGTCTTGGTCGCAGTACCCGCGGCGATGCGGACGAGTGGCGACTTTCCGCAAGCCATGGTCTGGACACGCGCCGCGGCGGTGCCGGCATCCTGGCGGTGGACTGGCTCGATCGCGAGGAACTGCCCGGCGATGCGCGCGACTGGCATACCTGGGACCACAGTCGGCACGGGCTGCCGGACTGGCGCTTCCCGCTGGGCTATCGCGACCTGGGCCATCGCCTGGTCCAACTGCAGTGTGGCAATGCGCCGCCCGGCATCGCCCCTGATTGCATGTTCGACCCCGCGCGCTACACCAGTCTGCAACCGGCCAGCCAGCGGCTATCGTTGCATGGGCACCTCATCGAGCCGCTATGGGAAGGGGCCGCACTCGAACTCGATCTGCGCTACAGCAAGGCCAAACAGGCGCTGGCCAATCCGCCCTTCCGCGCTCGCGTGAACCTGCCGGCTTCGCATCCGGATGGCCTGGAGGACGGCTTCCTCGACTACGCCTTCTTCGAGATCGGCCCGGTCCGCAATCGCAGCGACAATCGCAGTCTCGATCTGGGTACCTCGGTGAACGGCACGGCCGGCGACTGGACCTGGGATGTATCGTTCTCGCATCACCAGAACAAGGTCGACAGCCGGATCCATGGACTGATCAGCAGCGAAGCGATCGAGCACGCGGTCGATGAGGGACGGTACCGTTTCGACGGCACGCCCAACGACCCGGCCCTGCTGGAAGCGGTCTCGCCGGTGTTCCGCCTGGGCGGTGAGGCGACCCTGCAGCAGTTCTCGGTCGACTTCGAAGGCCCCTGGTTCAATCTGCCCGGCGGCGCGGCGAGGCTGGCTACCGGAGTGGAGCTGACCCGCAACACCCTGCTGCACGACCCCGACCAGCGGTTGCGCGACGATGACCTGGCGCTTGGCACGCAGAAGCGGCCGCTCGACAGCCATCGTCGCGGTTCGGCGGTATATGCCGAGTTGGGCCTGCCACTGCACGGGAAGTTATTGGCCGATGTCGCCCTCCGTTTCGACCGCCAACAGGACTACGGCAGCCGGTTCTCGCCGAGGTTGGGGCTCAAATGGGCGCCGGGCGAGTCGCTGACGTTCCGTGGCACCGCCGCTACCGGCTACCGCGCGCCGTCGCTGTTCGAACTGCGGCGGCCCAACGTCATCGAGGAGCACGTGTTCGTCCGCCAGATCGACGTGTTGCGCCCGTGCGCGATCGAAATCGCGCTCGACGAGGAGCGGTCCTATTGCCTGGTCCTGCTCGGGGCCTTCGATAATCCTGACCTGCGGGCGGAGACATCACGCAGCCACACTCTCGGCATGGTATGGGCGCCATCGACTGATTTCAGCCTCAGTTTCGACGTGTTCCGGATCCGCAGGTACAACGAGATCGTCGCCGGCAGCGCGTTCGACGACCTGGACGCTTTCCCTGACTCCCTGCGCCGCGACGAGCAAGGACGGCTGGTCGCCATCGAAAGCTATTTCAGGAACCTGGGCCGAACCGACGTGCGTGGTTGGGAGGCCGAGATGCGCTGGCGGCTCGATGCCGGCAACGTCGGCGACTTCTCGCTGGCGATCACCGCTCACCACCTGCTGAAGGTCAGGCGCCAGGCCTGGGGCGATGCGCCGGTCCACGATCATGCCAGCTATGGCGCGCCCAGCAGCAACCTGCTTGCCTCGCTGCAATGGTCGCGCCGGGACTGGGTGACCACCCTCAATCTGCGTGCTCGCGGGCCCTATCGGATCGGCTCGCCGGATACCGGCTGCCCGTCCTACAACGGCAGCCGTTGTAGCACCCCCGGTCGCGGCGTGCTCGACCTCGATCTGGCCTGGAACGGCCTGCCGAACTGGAGGCTGGGATTGAATATCCGCGATCTGGCCGATCGCGCCCCGGTCAACTACGACACCGACCAGGACGGCTACGACATCGCCCATGACGACCCCCGCGGCCGTTTCGTCCTGCTGAGCGCGCGCTACCGGTTCTGA
- a CDS encoding FecR family protein encodes MNVERITRLEDVAADWLARLHSPECSAAERAAFEDWLAASPRHVEAWLEAERLHCLAGALATDEMLQAAAGEVLRPSPRQASRVARGRGWSWTAAAAAMLVLAVGAVQWMRPGPATIVDHATVVGEQREVLLADGTRMLLDTDTALVTRFDRRQRVVELAHGRVQFEVGQDRRPFLVRAAASTVRDIGTTFQVSRRGDEVDIGLIEGVVLVSRGDDGPGRKLAPGEQVRVDPQGRFTATRALDLEAATAWPRGELILSKRRLDDLLAEMNRYAEVPLRLADSTLAGIAINGVFRVDEQDGLIKALEENWGLRAERRADEILLHGPPR; translated from the coding sequence GTGAATGTCGAGCGCATCACACGCCTGGAGGATGTGGCCGCCGATTGGCTGGCGCGCCTGCACTCGCCCGAGTGCAGCGCAGCCGAGCGGGCAGCGTTCGAGGACTGGCTGGCCGCGTCGCCGCGCCATGTCGAGGCCTGGCTGGAGGCCGAGCGCCTGCATTGTCTGGCCGGTGCGCTGGCCACTGATGAAATGCTGCAGGCCGCGGCCGGCGAGGTCCTGCGGCCGTCGCCGCGCCAGGCGTCCCGGGTCGCACGCGGTCGTGGCTGGAGCTGGACGGCCGCTGCAGCGGCGATGCTGGTGCTGGCGGTCGGGGCGGTGCAGTGGATGCGCCCCGGACCGGCCACGATCGTCGACCACGCCACCGTGGTCGGCGAACAGCGCGAGGTGTTGCTTGCCGATGGCACCCGCATGCTGCTGGACACCGACACCGCACTGGTGACCCGGTTCGACCGCCGCCAGCGCGTGGTCGAGTTGGCCCATGGGCGCGTGCAGTTCGAGGTCGGGCAGGATCGCCGGCCGTTCCTGGTCCGGGCCGCGGCCAGTACCGTGCGCGACATCGGCACCACTTTCCAGGTCAGTCGCCGCGGCGACGAGGTCGATATCGGCCTGATCGAGGGCGTGGTGCTGGTCAGCCGGGGCGACGATGGTCCCGGTCGAAAGCTGGCGCCGGGCGAGCAGGTCCGCGTCGATCCGCAAGGCCGCTTCACCGCGACCCGCGCGCTCGACCTGGAAGCAGCCACCGCCTGGCCGCGCGGCGAGCTGATACTGAGCAAGCGCCGGCTGGACGATCTGCTTGCGGAGATGAACCGCTATGCGGAGGTTCCGTTGCGGCTGGCCGACTCCACGCTGGCCGGCATTGCCATCAATGGTGTGTTCCGGGTTGATGAACAGGACGGACTGATCAAGGCGCTCGAAGAAAACTGGGGGCTGCGGGCGGAGAGACGCGCCGACGAAATCCTGCTCCACGGCCCGCCTCGTTGA
- a CDS encoding RNA polymerase sigma factor encodes MPAQAPQDDGFEAFLRDQRPLLVGYLCRRLPEEDAKDIAQEAMIRLMRYRDLPQEQLRRLVYRIAANVLLDRGRRISSSGSGAQVSLDDGYDWLQSPEPSHEQRIDQQQQLVHVRQLILQLPERCREVYLLNRIEGMSYTQIAERLGISVKAVEKHVSRALKGLRQGMEMIEGSASRESRP; translated from the coding sequence ATGCCGGCCCAGGCTCCGCAGGACGATGGATTCGAGGCCTTCCTGCGCGACCAGCGTCCGTTGCTGGTGGGCTACCTGTGCAGACGCCTGCCCGAAGAGGACGCCAAGGACATTGCCCAGGAGGCGATGATCCGGTTGATGCGCTACCGCGACCTGCCGCAGGAGCAACTGCGGCGGTTGGTGTACCGGATTGCCGCCAACGTGCTGCTCGATCGCGGCCGCCGCATCAGCAGCAGTGGGTCCGGCGCCCAGGTCAGTCTCGACGACGGCTACGACTGGCTGCAGTCGCCCGAGCCGAGCCATGAGCAGCGCATCGACCAGCAACAGCAGCTCGTTCATGTCCGGCAGTTGATCCTGCAACTGCCGGAGCGCTGTCGCGAGGTCTACCTGCTCAATCGCATCGAGGGCATGAGCTATACCCAGATAGCCGAACGGCTTGGTATTTCCGTCAAGGCGGTCGAGAAGCATGTCAGCCGCGCACTGAAGGGGTTGCGCCAGGGAATGGAGATGATCGAGGGCAGTGCCTCGCGGGAGTCGCGGCCGTGA
- the pyrH gene encoding UMP kinase: MSPLACRRVLLKLSGEALMGDEDYGIDPKMIGRLAQEVIEAQQAGAEIALVIGGGNIFRGAGLAAAGMDRVTGDQMGMLATVINALAMQDALEKRGCKARVMSALKINDVCEDYIRRRAIRHLEKGRLVIFAAGTGNPFFTTDSGAALRAIEIGADLLLKATKVDGVYDRDPKKYPDATRFEALTYDEVITRDLQVMDTAAFALCRDSGLPLRIFDMGQPGVLLRILKGENIGTLVSGRG; encoded by the coding sequence ATGTCCCCACTTGCCTGTCGCCGTGTCCTGTTGAAACTCTCCGGCGAGGCCCTGATGGGGGACGAGGACTACGGCATCGACCCGAAGATGATCGGCCGCCTCGCCCAGGAAGTGATCGAAGCCCAGCAGGCCGGCGCCGAGATTGCGCTGGTGATCGGTGGCGGCAACATCTTCCGCGGCGCGGGCCTTGCCGCCGCGGGCATGGACCGGGTCACCGGCGACCAGATGGGCATGCTCGCCACGGTGATCAATGCACTGGCGATGCAGGACGCGCTGGAAAAGCGTGGCTGCAAGGCCCGGGTGATGAGCGCGTTGAAGATCAACGACGTGTGCGAGGACTACATCCGGCGCCGCGCGATCCGGCATCTGGAAAAAGGGCGGCTGGTGATCTTTGCCGCCGGCACCGGCAACCCGTTCTTCACCACCGACTCGGGTGCGGCCCTGCGCGCGATCGAGATCGGCGCCGACCTGCTGCTGAAGGCGACCAAGGTCGACGGCGTCTACGACCGGGACCCCAAGAAGTACCCGGACGCGACCCGCTTCGAGGCCCTGACCTACGACGAGGTGATCACCCGCGACCTGCAGGTGATGGACACCGCCGCGTTCGCCCTGTGCCGCGACAGCGGCCTGCCGCTGCGGATCTTCGACATGGGCCAGCCGGGCGTGCTGCTGCGCATCCTCAAGGGCGAGAACATCGGCACCCTGGTTTCCGGGCGCGGCTGA
- a CDS encoding cation diffusion facilitator family transporter translates to MHGHGHHRHAHDGTRAFATVTLVNLAYTALEAGYGFAINSLALLSDALHNLGDVLGLGLAWTAAVIARRAPTDRHTYGWRRATLLSPLANALLLVAFSGALAWEAVRRFSQPPEIPAMTVVVVAAIGIAVNLGAAWMVRDGHDHDLNRRGAFLHLMADAAVSLAAVLAGLGMAWLGWAWLDPAIALLIGAVVAITAFGLLRDSFNAAMDAVPASIDQAQVRAFLEAQPEVSAVHHLHIWSLGAGEIAMTAHLVRPDSDDHDAFIDRLNHALDANFGINHPTLQIEHGRSCEHDRHDRAPHGG, encoded by the coding sequence ATGCATGGGCACGGACACCATCGCCACGCACACGACGGCACCCGTGCTTTCGCCACGGTGACCCTGGTCAACCTGGCCTACACCGCACTCGAGGCCGGCTACGGCTTCGCGATCAACTCGCTGGCATTGCTGTCCGATGCCCTGCACAACCTCGGCGACGTGCTCGGGCTGGGGCTGGCCTGGACCGCGGCGGTCATTGCCCGGCGCGCTCCGACCGACCGCCACACCTACGGCTGGCGCCGCGCCACCCTGCTCTCTCCACTGGCCAACGCCCTGCTGCTGGTCGCGTTCTCCGGCGCGCTGGCATGGGAAGCCGTGAGGCGCTTCAGCCAACCGCCGGAAATTCCCGCGATGACGGTAGTGGTGGTGGCCGCGATCGGGATCGCGGTCAATCTCGGCGCCGCGTGGATGGTCCGTGACGGTCACGACCACGACCTCAACCGTCGCGGCGCCTTCCTGCACCTGATGGCGGATGCCGCGGTATCGCTGGCCGCAGTATTGGCTGGATTGGGCATGGCCTGGCTGGGCTGGGCCTGGCTGGACCCGGCCATCGCGCTGCTGATCGGTGCGGTCGTGGCGATCACCGCGTTCGGCCTGCTGCGCGACAGCTTCAACGCGGCGATGGACGCCGTGCCGGCCAGTATCGACCAGGCACAGGTGCGCGCTTTCCTTGAGGCGCAACCCGAGGTATCGGCGGTCCACCATCTGCATATCTGGTCATTGGGCGCGGGTGAAATCGCGATGACCGCGCACCTGGTCCGCCCCGACAGCGATGACCACGATGCCTTCATCGATCGCCTCAATCATGCCCTGGATGCGAACTTCGGCATCAACCATCCGACCCTGCAGATCGAACATGGCCGCAGTTGCGAGCATGACCGCCATGACCGGGCACCACATGGAGGATGA
- the frr gene encoding ribosome recycling factor, with amino-acid sequence MLNEIKTDAKTRMAKSVDTLRHDLTKVRTGRASTALVDHLKIEYYGSEMPLTQVASVAVTDSRSLTITPWEKQMVSPIEKAIINSDLGLTPNTAGTVIRINLPALTEERRRELSKVVHGEGEDTKVAIRNIRRDANHQVKELLKEKQITEDDMRRAEDDIQKLTDSAIKDVDEVVKAKEQELMAV; translated from the coding sequence ATGCTCAACGAGATCAAGACTGACGCGAAGACCCGCATGGCCAAGAGCGTGGACACGCTCCGTCACGACCTGACCAAGGTTCGCACCGGCCGGGCTTCGACCGCGCTGGTGGACCATCTGAAAATCGAGTACTACGGCTCCGAGATGCCGCTGACCCAGGTCGCCAGCGTCGCGGTCACCGACTCGCGCTCGCTGACCATCACGCCGTGGGAAAAACAGATGGTGTCGCCGATCGAGAAGGCGATCATCAACTCGGACCTCGGCCTGACCCCGAACACCGCCGGCACCGTCATCCGCATCAACCTGCCTGCGCTGACCGAGGAGCGCCGCCGCGAGCTGTCCAAGGTAGTCCACGGCGAAGGCGAGGACACCAAGGTGGCGATCCGCAACATCCGTCGCGACGCCAACCACCAGGTCAAGGAACTGCTGAAGGAGAAGCAGATCACCGAGGACGACATGCGCCGCGCCGAGGACGACATCCAGAAGCTCACCGACAGCGCGATCAAGGACGTGGACGAGGTGGTCAAGGCCAAGGAGCAGGAACTCATGGCGGTCTGA
- the uppS gene encoding polyprenyl diphosphate synthase: protein MESDSSIARPAAAGIPRHLAIIMDGNGRWAERRRRPRMVGHRAGARAVNVCIDFCLEREIQALTLFAFSSENWGRPEEEVGALMKLFLNALEREVEELHRRGVRIRFIGERERFSDTIRQRMDHAEAVTASNDRLHLGIAASYGGRWDIAQAARSLAADVAAGRLMPDDIDEAAIASRMALADLPPPDLFIRTGGDLRISNFLLWQLAYTELWFTETLWPELDAATLQSALDDFASRQRRFGLTGAQAAAFIDETTE from the coding sequence ATGGAATCCGACTCCTCCATTGCCAGGCCGGCTGCTGCCGGCATCCCGCGCCACCTGGCCATCATCATGGATGGCAACGGGCGCTGGGCCGAGCGCCGGCGCCGGCCGCGCATGGTCGGCCACCGCGCCGGCGCGCGCGCGGTCAATGTCTGCATCGACTTCTGCCTGGAGCGCGAGATCCAGGCGCTGACCCTGTTCGCCTTTTCCAGCGAGAACTGGGGGCGACCGGAGGAGGAAGTCGGCGCGCTGATGAAGCTTTTCCTCAACGCGCTCGAGCGCGAAGTCGAGGAGCTGCACCGGCGTGGCGTGCGAATCCGCTTCATCGGCGAGCGCGAACGCTTCAGCGACACGATCCGCCAACGCATGGACCACGCCGAGGCGGTCACCGCCAGCAACGACCGCCTGCACCTGGGCATCGCAGCCAGCTATGGCGGCCGCTGGGACATCGCCCAGGCGGCGCGTTCGCTGGCCGCGGACGTGGCCGCGGGCCGGCTGATGCCGGATGACATCGACGAGGCCGCCATCGCCTCGCGCATGGCCCTCGCCGACCTGCCGCCGCCAGACCTGTTCATCCGCACCGGCGGCGACCTGCGCATCAGCAATTTCCTGCTCTGGCAGCTCGCCTATACCGAGTTGTGGTTCACCGAGACCCTGTGGCCGGAGCTGGATGCGGCTACCCTGCAGTCCGCCCTGGATGACTTCGCCAGCCGCCAGCGACGCTTCGGCCTGACCGGCGCCCAGGCCGCCGCCTTCATCGACGAGACGACCGAATGA
- a CDS encoding phosphatidate cytidylyltransferase: protein MTRTRLIAALVMAPAAIAAILLLPTPWLMALTAVVFMAGLWEWFDLADVRDSLARSVLLAANLALMVALVWASRSSAGFSFVLLQLVSLIGVVWWLVSLLWLGRYEFASDPDSHARAIKLAAGTLSLVPAWCALAWIHGEDGDVGHRWLLAALAIVWAADSGAYFAGRRFGGKLFKGRRLAPRISPNKTFEGLLGGLVAGVAVGIGLGLFAGASVAQLPWVVLASVIAVLFSVIGDLFESLLKRHAGMKDSSQLIPGHGGVLDRLDGVLAALPAFAVAKALFGF from the coding sequence ATGACCCGTACCCGCCTGATTGCTGCGCTGGTGATGGCACCTGCCGCAATCGCCGCCATCCTGCTGCTGCCCACTCCATGGCTGATGGCGTTGACGGCAGTGGTGTTCATGGCCGGGCTGTGGGAATGGTTCGACCTGGCCGATGTCAGGGACAGCCTTGCCCGTTCGGTGCTGCTGGCTGCCAATCTGGCGCTGATGGTGGCCCTGGTCTGGGCCTCGCGTTCCAGTGCGGGCTTCAGTTTCGTGCTGCTGCAACTGGTCTCCCTGATCGGCGTGGTCTGGTGGCTGGTGAGCCTGTTGTGGCTGGGCCGCTACGAATTCGCCAGCGACCCGGACAGCCACGCCCGCGCGATCAAGCTGGCCGCGGGCACCCTGAGCCTGGTGCCGGCCTGGTGCGCACTGGCCTGGATCCACGGCGAGGATGGCGACGTCGGCCACCGCTGGCTGCTGGCCGCACTGGCGATCGTGTGGGCGGCCGACAGCGGCGCCTACTTCGCAGGCCGGCGCTTCGGAGGGAAATTGTTCAAGGGCCGCAGGCTGGCACCGCGGATCAGCCCCAACAAGACCTTCGAAGGCCTGCTCGGCGGTCTGGTCGCCGGTGTCGCGGTCGGCATCGGACTGGGCCTGTTTGCGGGCGCCAGCGTCGCGCAGTTGCCGTGGGTCGTGCTGGCCAGCGTGATCGCGGTGCTGTTCTCGGTGATCGGCGACCTGTTCGAGAGCCTGCTCAAGCGCCACGCCGGAATGAAGGACTCCAGCCAGCTGATCCCCGGCCATGGCGGCGTGCTCGACCGCCTCGACGGCGTGCTGGCCGCGCTGCCGGCGTTTGCCGTGGCCAAGGCGCTGTTCGGGTTCTAG
- a CDS encoding 1-deoxy-D-xylulose-5-phosphate reductoisomerase has protein sequence MSTSSSLREVAVLGATGSIGSSALDVIARHPDRLRATVLAAGRNVEALLELCRRHRPRHAVIADGKALPALREGLRAAALDTQAHAGDALDALISGDACDTVVAAIVGAAGLPSTLAAARAGKRLLLANKESLVLAGELLMRAAHEGGATIVPIDSEHNAIFQCLQGRQDDGSGEVSRITLTASGGPFRGRDRASLANVTVEQAVAHPKWSMGPKISVDSATLMNKGLEVIEAHHLFGLPGDRIGVLVHPQSLVHSLVEFIDGSTLAQLGLPDMRTALAVGLGWPRRLESGVAGLDLLAEGGRLEFEPPDTDAFPCLRLAFEALAAGGTAPAVLNAANEVAVSAFLQRRTGFLSIPALVEDALEALPPVAADCLDTLAEADARARCHTEAAIAHHA, from the coding sequence ATGAGCACCAGCTCCTCCCTTCGCGAAGTCGCCGTGCTCGGTGCGACCGGCTCGATCGGCAGCTCGGCGCTGGACGTGATCGCCCGCCACCCGGATCGCCTGCGCGCGACCGTGCTCGCCGCCGGCCGCAACGTCGAAGCCCTGCTCGAACTCTGCCGCCGGCACCGCCCGCGGCATGCGGTGATCGCCGACGGCAAAGCGCTGCCGGCGCTGCGCGAGGGCCTGCGAGCCGCCGCGCTGGACACCCAAGCCCATGCCGGCGACGCACTCGACGCACTGATTTCCGGCGATGCCTGCGACACAGTGGTCGCCGCGATCGTCGGCGCCGCCGGCCTGCCCTCCACCCTCGCCGCCGCCCGCGCCGGCAAGCGCCTGCTGCTGGCCAACAAGGAATCGCTGGTGCTGGCCGGCGAACTGCTGATGCGTGCCGCCCACGAGGGCGGCGCGACCATCGTACCGATCGACAGCGAGCACAACGCGATTTTCCAATGCCTGCAGGGGCGGCAGGACGACGGCAGCGGAGAAGTCAGCCGGATCACCCTGACCGCCTCCGGCGGCCCGTTCCGCGGCCGCGACCGCGCTTCGCTGGCCAACGTGACCGTCGAACAGGCCGTCGCCCACCCCAAGTGGTCGATGGGTCCGAAGATCTCGGTCGATTCGGCGACGCTGATGAACAAGGGCCTGGAGGTGATCGAGGCCCACCACTTGTTCGGCCTGCCCGGCGACCGCATCGGCGTGCTGGTGCACCCGCAGAGCCTGGTCCACTCACTGGTCGAGTTCATCGACGGCTCGACCCTGGCCCAGCTCGGCCTGCCGGACATGCGCACTGCCCTGGCGGTCGGCCTGGGCTGGCCGCGGCGGCTCGAATCCGGCGTGGCCGGCCTCGACCTGCTGGCCGAAGGCGGCCGGCTCGAGTTCGAACCGCCGGATACCGATGCCTTCCCCTGCCTGCGGCTGGCGTTCGAGGCCCTGGCCGCCGGCGGCACCGCTCCGGCGGTGCTCAATGCCGCCAACGAGGTCGCGGTTTCAGCCTTTCTTCAGCGCCGGACCGGTTTCCTGTCGATACCCGCCCTGGTCGAGGACGCGCTGGAGGCCCTGCCGCCGGTCGCAGCCGACTGCCTGGACACGCTTGCCGAAGCCGATGCCCGGGCCCGCTGCCATACTGAAGCTGCCATCGCCCATCACGCCTGA
- the rseP gene encoding RIP metalloprotease RseP: MAELLGSVWWLIVSLGVLVTIHEYGHYRVARWCGVKVLRFSVGFGKPLWMRRGRDGTEYAIAAIPLGGYVRMLDEREADVDSAELDQAFNRKPVWQRIAIVAAGPAANLGLCVALFWAMFVVGRPDYAPVVGQVDRIAAEAGLQPGDTILAVGDRATPTWSEVQMALLPAALDRDDMALQVENAEGHARTRILPLGRLPENFNQRNPTGEIGLTPRHALMPAVIGRVEPDSAAWGVLAEGDRITAIDGSPIRGWNDIGREVQSLGARNESAMIEVERDGERLALEIKPRLTTSPDGNEYWALGVNSPSGREIPKDAVLRHGPLRAVPAAFAETGHQARQLFAMVGRAFTGRIAIENTVAGPVTIARATNAFAGQGLAWYLSILALLSLSLGILNLLPIPILDGGHLLYYLIELVKGSPVSERVMAAGQYVGLALIVGLMGLAFYNDIVNNLVR; encoded by the coding sequence ATGGCTGAGCTGCTGGGTTCAGTCTGGTGGCTGATCGTCAGCCTCGGCGTGCTGGTCACCATCCACGAATACGGCCACTACCGGGTCGCCCGCTGGTGCGGGGTCAAGGTCCTGCGCTTCTCGGTCGGCTTCGGCAAGCCGCTGTGGATGCGGCGCGGGCGTGATGGCACCGAGTATGCGATCGCGGCGATTCCGCTGGGCGGCTACGTCCGCATGCTCGACGAGCGGGAAGCCGACGTCGATAGCGCCGAGCTCGACCAGGCCTTCAACCGCAAGCCGGTGTGGCAGCGCATCGCGATCGTGGCCGCCGGACCGGCTGCCAACCTCGGCCTGTGCGTGGCTTTGTTCTGGGCCATGTTCGTGGTCGGCCGCCCGGACTATGCGCCGGTCGTCGGCCAGGTCGATCGCATTGCCGCCGAAGCCGGCCTGCAACCGGGCGACACCATCCTCGCCGTCGGCGACCGCGCCACCCCGACCTGGAGCGAGGTGCAGATGGCGCTGCTGCCGGCGGCCCTGGACCGCGACGACATGGCACTGCAGGTCGAGAATGCCGAAGGCCATGCCCGCACCCGCATCCTGCCGTTGGGCCGGCTGCCGGAGAACTTCAACCAGCGCAACCCGACCGGCGAGATCGGCCTGACCCCGCGCCACGCCCTGATGCCGGCGGTGATCGGCCGGGTGGAACCCGACAGCGCCGCCTGGGGGGTGCTCGCCGAGGGCGACCGCATCACCGCCATCGATGGCAGCCCGATCCGTGGCTGGAACGACATCGGCCGCGAGGTGCAAAGTCTTGGCGCACGCAACGAAAGCGCGATGATCGAGGTCGAGCGCGACGGCGAACGGCTGGCGCTGGAGATCAAGCCGAGACTGACGACCAGCCCGGACGGCAACGAGTACTGGGCGCTGGGAGTGAACTCGCCTTCAGGCCGCGAGATCCCGAAGGACGCCGTGCTCCGTCACGGCCCGCTGCGAGCGGTCCCGGCCGCCTTCGCCGAAACCGGACACCAGGCCCGCCAGTTGTTCGCCATGGTCGGCCGCGCCTTTACCGGCCGGATCGCAATCGAGAACACCGTGGCAGGGCCTGTCACCATCGCCCGCGCCACCAACGCCTTCGCCGGCCAGGGTCTGGCCTGGTACCTGTCGATCCTGGCCCTGCTCTCGTTGAGCCTCGGTATCCTGAACCTGCTGCCAATCCCGATCTTGGACGGCGGTCACCTGCTGTATTACCTTATCGAGCTGGTCAAGGGCAGCCCGGTGAGCGAGCGCGTCATGGCCGCCGGGCAATACGTCGGCCTCGCACTGATCGTCGGCCTGATGGGCCTGGCGTTCTACAACGACATTGTGAACAACCTGGTGCGCTGA